The genomic interval AAGTTTGGCAGCTACACAGGTTTACACACATAATACGATTGAGAAATTAAAAAACAGTTATAAATCAGCCCATCCTAGGGCAAAAGAATAAATCAAACCTTTATTAATTATTAAACTTTCAGGAGGATAAAACGATGAACGTTAAAATTCAATCCATTCATTTTGATGCTGATCACAAATTAATTGATTTTGTGCAGGATCGAGTAGGTAAGTTAGGTCATTATTATACCGAAATATTAGGCAGCGAAGTTTATTTGCGACTTGATAAAAGTTCAACCAATGATAATAAAATTGCAGAGATACGTTTGAATGTTCCGGGACAGGAAATGTTTGCAAAAAGACAGTGTAAAACCTTTGAAGAGGCTACTGATGTAGCTGTAGAAGCATTGCGCAATCAAATTAAAAAGCATAAGGAAAAGATTCAAAAAGCCTAATTTTTAAATCTTTTTCAAGGGAGGCGACCAAAGGTCGCCTTTCTTTTTTTTCTTTTTTTTTAATGTTTGTCATAAGT from Bacteroidia bacterium carries:
- the raiA gene encoding ribosome-associated translation inhibitor RaiA, which gives rise to MNVKIQSIHFDADHKLIDFVQDRVGKLGHYYTEILGSEVYLRLDKSSTNDNKIAEIRLNVPGQEMFAKRQCKTFEEATDVAVEALRNQIKKHKEKIQKA